A single genomic interval of Chitinophaga sp. 180180018-3 harbors:
- a CDS encoding DUF6443 domain-containing protein — protein sequence MYPFYPGTCMKLINVVIILLCITYASAQNTPTNNSRPTATPVTTPGPYSAPTINYIRTWEPSMPTSDPAVVSDPTRTVKEVKQSTQYFDRLGRLLQVVNKGISSSGKDLVTSNIYDEFGREIYKYLPFVPQTGNTSDGKFKIDPFNLQKAFYQDSNLNSGVKDESIFYSQVDFEPSPLNRVLNTYAPGNSWSKAGGNHPVSHQYQANNIADSVRIWDMSGSVPVSTNIYDAGQLYKNVMTDESGNQTIEYKDKENRLILKKVQLSDLPGTAHVGWLSTYYIYDVLGNLRFVVPPLAVEKISNNWNLSLVADELCFQYRFDARNRMIEKKVPGVSLVEMVYDQRNRLVFSRDGNLKARNQWQVNFYDGLNRAVETALYNSSDSRDVLQTKLNTSAGTGNTYYQTPGVSDLVVATDDRSTYVATNSVTLENGFDSGNGNTRDIYIDPNLKGDIINLTVTNPLPGISSDALIPLTYTFYDNYSYPGVQSPTSGDFSLPSAGNNPYAEPITAPGSMTKGLTTGTKVRVLDTDQWLTTTTWYNDKGRVIHVVSDNIAGGKDITTTLYDFNGKVLSTYQRHTNPRSGLTPQTTVLTMNEYDQAGRVISLKKRLNDNVNLERTIATNDYNELGQQKNKVLGWKANNQSIEQLSYEYNIRGWLKSLNKDYLNNGNNISHWGEELNYDYGFASRNYNGNLSGTRWKGWNDPLPRAYGYSYDKVNRLTQAYFTQQNANGSPWTRDKIDFTVSWINYDANGNVTKMSQKGMEGVNIVPIDQLAYSYFPNSNKLSAVFDTSAVSSALGDFKDGNKNGDDYSYDPNGNLSKDLNKSISTISYNHLNLPTQINFGGKGVIRYQYDALGNKLKKEITDYTQSSVKNTTTNYAGGFVYQNDTLLFMAHNEGRVRVVYKTGVAPAYVYDYFVKDRLGNTRLVLTEQSDFSIYAATLETANAAKENALFSNIDNTRSPLPPGYPADPTTNPNSYVAKLNAQNGQKIGPSIVLRVIAGDTIQIGSKAFYKSTAANTSSATINDMLAALLNTFNGSTAINDGVHNATGPGSPININFSSTNYQTLKDKDPSQNLPDKPKAYLNYVLFDDQFNLVNENSGVKQVQGVSDALQTLATDRMVIKRAGFLYIYTSNESAQDVFFDNIVVTQATGPVIEETHYYPFGLAMAAISSSALKGMGYPENRIKFHSKELQNKEFADGSGIEWYDYKNRFYDQQLGRFFAVDPLADKFPYYSTYQFAGNEFPNATDIDGLEPWYARDGSLAKGISGPYDPAAMNKRGLYTAAQTEQARNAPPPDPRQPTIRETMDCPQCKVIAREIAQEKEYQRQLWETQNGAAFNIVKSAVEVAAWEYAGAKAVEGLGALSSAFGKLSQGATTVNPFVEGMSPVAKGAMGEALTRDVLSSQFSGAEILEQVTIKMDGATMRADFVVVKENKVLGVFESKVDGGTLTNGQKLFFNDGEKGVLTGKNAGPLEGRTIDPSRVQKALYRWDSRSGTFIAY from the coding sequence ATGTATCCATTTTACCCTGGTACCTGCATGAAGTTAATAAACGTAGTAATAATACTGCTTTGTATAACCTACGCCAGTGCACAGAATACCCCCACCAACAATTCCAGACCAACTGCGACACCTGTAACAACTCCAGGTCCATATTCCGCCCCTACGATTAACTATATCCGTACCTGGGAACCATCCATGCCGACCAGTGATCCTGCTGTAGTAAGTGACCCTACACGCACCGTGAAAGAGGTAAAGCAGTCAACACAATATTTTGATCGATTGGGAAGGCTTCTACAGGTCGTAAACAAAGGAATAAGCAGTTCCGGTAAAGATTTGGTGACATCAAATATTTATGATGAGTTTGGGAGAGAGATTTACAAGTACTTACCTTTTGTGCCACAAACTGGCAATACCAGTGACGGTAAATTCAAAATTGACCCATTTAATCTTCAAAAAGCATTTTATCAGGATAGTAACTTAAACTCAGGAGTTAAAGATGAAAGCATCTTTTATAGCCAGGTCGATTTTGAACCATCACCATTAAATCGTGTCCTCAATACATATGCTCCTGGCAATAGTTGGTCAAAAGCAGGGGGTAATCATCCTGTAAGCCACCAATACCAGGCGAATAATATAGCAGATTCCGTAAGGATATGGGATATGTCCGGCTCGGTACCTGTCAGTACTAACATTTACGATGCCGGGCAGCTTTATAAAAATGTAATGACTGATGAGAGTGGTAACCAGACAATAGAGTATAAAGACAAGGAGAATCGTCTGATACTAAAGAAAGTTCAACTATCTGATCTGCCAGGTACAGCTCATGTGGGGTGGCTTTCTACCTACTACATATATGATGTTCTGGGAAATCTCCGTTTTGTAGTCCCTCCGCTGGCAGTGGAAAAAATATCCAACAATTGGAACTTATCATTAGTAGCAGATGAATTGTGCTTTCAATATCGTTTTGATGCGCGCAATCGTATGATTGAAAAGAAGGTGCCGGGTGTAAGCCTTGTAGAAATGGTATATGATCAACGTAACAGATTGGTATTTTCACGCGATGGTAACCTGAAGGCGCGCAATCAATGGCAGGTTAACTTTTACGATGGACTTAACAGGGCTGTTGAAACAGCTTTATATAATTCATCTGATTCCAGAGACGTTTTGCAAACAAAATTGAATACTTCTGCCGGAACTGGTAATACTTACTATCAGACACCTGGTGTTTCAGACTTGGTAGTAGCTACTGATGACCGAAGTACATATGTAGCTACTAATTCCGTTACGTTGGAAAATGGATTTGATAGCGGTAATGGAAATACAAGAGATATCTATATAGATCCCAATTTAAAGGGTGATATTATTAATTTGACAGTTACCAATCCTTTACCTGGTATTTCATCGGACGCACTGATACCCTTAACTTACACATTTTACGACAATTATAGCTATCCCGGAGTACAAAGCCCCACGTCAGGCGATTTTTCCCTACCATCGGCGGGTAACAATCCCTATGCAGAACCAATTACAGCCCCTGGTTCCATGACCAAAGGCCTGACAACGGGTACCAAAGTTCGTGTATTGGACACAGACCAATGGCTGACAACTACCACCTGGTATAACGATAAAGGCAGGGTCATACATGTAGTTAGTGACAACATTGCAGGAGGTAAGGACATTACAACAACATTGTACGACTTCAACGGGAAAGTATTAAGTACTTATCAGCGACATACTAATCCCCGCAGTGGCCTTACTCCGCAAACCACTGTACTTACTATGAATGAATATGATCAGGCAGGTAGGGTGATTAGTTTAAAGAAACGGCTTAACGATAATGTGAATCTTGAACGAACTATTGCCACAAATGATTATAATGAATTAGGGCAGCAAAAAAATAAAGTACTTGGATGGAAAGCTAACAACCAGTCCATCGAGCAGTTATCCTACGAATATAATATTCGGGGCTGGTTAAAAAGCCTGAACAAAGACTATCTCAATAATGGGAATAATATCTCTCATTGGGGCGAGGAACTAAACTATGACTACGGCTTTGCTTCCAGGAATTACAACGGCAATTTATCAGGCACCCGCTGGAAGGGATGGAATGATCCTCTTCCCAGAGCGTATGGCTATAGCTATGATAAGGTAAACCGTCTGACCCAGGCATATTTTACTCAGCAGAACGCAAATGGTAGCCCGTGGACACGGGACAAAATAGACTTCACCGTTTCCTGGATAAATTATGATGCCAATGGCAACGTCACGAAGATGTCACAGAAAGGAATGGAGGGCGTCAATATTGTGCCAATAGACCAATTGGCATACAGCTATTTTCCTAATAGCAATAAACTATCTGCGGTATTTGATACCAGTGCCGTTTCCAGTGCACTTGGCGATTTCAAAGACGGCAATAAGAATGGTGATGACTATAGCTATGATCCCAATGGTAACCTGTCAAAGGATCTCAATAAATCAATATCCACCATTAGTTATAATCATCTCAACCTCCCCACGCAAATCAACTTTGGGGGCAAGGGTGTCATTCGGTATCAATATGATGCTCTCGGTAACAAATTGAAAAAAGAAATAACTGATTACACGCAATCATCTGTCAAAAATACTACTACTAATTACGCTGGTGGATTTGTATACCAGAACGACACATTGTTGTTTATGGCACATAATGAAGGGCGTGTAAGAGTGGTATATAAAACTGGCGTAGCTCCTGCTTATGTGTACGATTATTTTGTAAAAGATCGTCTTGGTAATACTCGTTTGGTATTAACTGAACAAAGTGATTTCAGCATATATGCGGCGACTCTGGAGACGGCTAATGCGGCCAAAGAAAATGCTTTATTCAGTAATATTGATAATACAAGAAGCCCTTTACCGCCTGGTTATCCTGCTGATCCGACTACGAATCCCAATAGTTATGTAGCAAAATTGAATGCGCAAAATGGACAAAAGATAGGTCCATCCATTGTATTACGGGTAATCGCCGGAGATACCATTCAGATAGGAAGCAAAGCGTTTTATAAGTCTACGGCTGCCAATACTTCAAGCGCCACAATAAATGATATGCTCGCTGCGCTGCTTAATACTTTTAATGGAAGTACAGCGATCAATGATGGAGTACATAACGCAACAGGCCCGGGTTCTCCTATCAATATTAACTTCTCAAGTACCAATTATCAGACCCTGAAAGATAAAGACCCATCACAAAATCTGCCAGATAAGCCTAAAGCCTATCTGAATTATGTATTGTTCGACGATCAATTTAACCTCGTAAATGAGAATAGTGGAGTAAAACAGGTACAGGGTGTATCTGATGCATTACAAACATTGGCGACGGATCGAATGGTGATAAAAAGAGCAGGTTTCCTGTATATTTACACGAGCAATGAAAGTGCGCAGGACGTGTTCTTTGATAATATAGTGGTAACACAGGCCACAGGTCCGGTGATAGAGGAAACACACTATTATCCCTTTGGCCTGGCAATGGCAGCAATAAGCTCTAGTGCATTGAAGGGAATGGGGTATCCGGAGAATCGAATCAAGTTTCACAGCAAAGAATTACAGAATAAAGAATTTGCAGATGGATCAGGGATTGAATGGTACGATTACAAAAACCGTTTCTATGATCAGCAACTAGGACGTTTTTTCGCTGTAGACCCACTTGCTGACAAGTTTCCATATTACTCGACTTATCAATTTGCAGGGAATGAATTTCCAAATGCAACAGATATTGATGGTCTGGAACCCTGGTACGCAAGAGATGGTAGTTTAGCTAAAGGTATATCGGGGCCTTATGATCCTGCCGCAATGAATAAGCGGGGATTATATACAGCGGCACAAACCGAACAGGCCAGGAATGCTCCTCCACCAGATCCCAGGCAACCAACGATACGCGAAACAATGGACTGCCCGCAATGTAAAGTGATCGCGCGAGAAATAGCCCAGGAAAAAGAATACCAACGTCAACTTTGGGAGACACAGAATGGAGCAGCCTTTAACATCGTTAAGTCAGCGGTAGAAGTAGCTGCGTGGGAATATGCGGGGGCAAAAGCAGTTGAAGGGCTGGGAGCATTAAGTTCCGCATTTGGGAAATTATCTCAGGGGGCTACCACAGTAAACCCGTTTGTAGAAGGAATGTCTCCAGTTGCGAAAGGAGCAATGGGCGAGGCGCTAACGAGGGATGTATTATCTTCTCAATTCAGCGGGGCCGAAATACTAGAGCAAGTAACCATCAAAATGGATGGGGCCACGATGAGAGCAGATTTTGTTGTTGTTAAGGAAAATAAGGTATTAGGTGTATTTGAATCTAAGGTAGATGGAGGAACTTTAACTAATGGACAAAAATTATTCTTTAATGATGGAGAAAAAGGTGTTCTAACAGGGAAAAATGCAGGACCCCTTGAAGGAAGAACAATAGACCCTAGTAGAGTCCAAAAGGCACTTTATCGTTGGGATTCGAGGAGCGGTACTTTCATAGCATATTAA
- a CDS encoding efflux RND transporter periplasmic adaptor subunit → MQAVLKIRNLLQLLLVIMMATLVACGNNDEKKSDERAGYVIPDSIMKRLKIDTVRMTPITDAITLTGMVDFNQDNQVNIFPLVSGMVQNVTVQLGDVVKQGQALATVRSSEMAGYENNMIVAETTVKSTQKQLEATKDLFKSGLSSQLELVNAQTAYDQALAQLQMAQRVLKINGNNRQGIYEVKSPINGFIVQKNITNNTMIRTDNGTNMFTISDLKNVWIQANVYESNISRVHVGDEVNVTTLSYPDKVFKGKVDKMLNVLDPSSKVMKVRVVLPNPEYLLKPQMFASVNVLNPLGKEALTVSSHALMFDHSQYYVLIYNSNKDVRITPVQVLGSNGDQTYISAGLKEGDKVIAYDVILIYQALNS, encoded by the coding sequence ATGCAAGCAGTATTAAAAATACGCAATCTGTTACAGTTGTTGCTGGTTATAATGATGGCGACCCTGGTCGCCTGTGGCAACAACGATGAAAAAAAGAGTGATGAACGGGCAGGTTATGTGATACCTGACTCTATCATGAAACGGTTGAAGATAGATACCGTTAGAATGACCCCGATTACTGATGCCATCACACTTACGGGGATGGTGGATTTTAACCAGGATAACCAGGTGAACATATTCCCGCTGGTTAGCGGTATGGTACAGAATGTGACCGTGCAGCTGGGCGATGTGGTAAAGCAGGGACAGGCATTAGCCACTGTAAGGAGCAGTGAGATGGCGGGTTACGAGAATAATATGATTGTTGCAGAAACCACTGTTAAAAGTACCCAGAAGCAATTGGAAGCCACAAAAGACCTTTTTAAAAGCGGATTATCCTCTCAGCTGGAACTTGTCAACGCGCAAACGGCCTACGATCAGGCACTGGCGCAGTTACAGATGGCGCAGCGTGTGCTGAAGATAAACGGAAATAACCGGCAGGGGATTTACGAGGTGAAATCGCCTATCAATGGGTTTATCGTTCAAAAAAATATTACCAACAATACCATGATTCGTACAGATAATGGTACTAACATGTTTACCATCTCTGATCTTAAGAATGTATGGATACAGGCAAATGTGTATGAATCCAATATCAGCCGGGTACATGTGGGGGATGAAGTAAATGTAACGACGCTTTCTTACCCCGATAAAGTATTTAAAGGGAAGGTCGATAAAATGCTGAATGTGCTTGATCCGTCGAGCAAAGTAATGAAGGTGCGTGTGGTGCTTCCTAACCCGGAATATCTGCTGAAGCCACAGATGTTTGCCAGTGTAAATGTGCTCAATCCTTTGGGAAAAGAAGCGCTCACAGTTTCTTCACATGCACTGATGTTTGATCATAGCCAATACTATGTACTGATATATAACAGTAATAAGGATGTTAGAATAACACCGGTACAGGTGTTGGGCTCCAATGGTGATCAGACCTACATTTCGGCCGGTTTAAAAGAAGGCGATAAAGTGATTGCTTACGATGTCATCCTCATTTATCAGGCGTTGAACAGTTAG
- a CDS encoding TolC family protein, translated as MQFKKMLRLSLGFCLSVIGVNAQQNNPLPAVDTLHLTLDSAENLFLRNNLLLLAQRYNVDVQKALIIQARLYPNPSFSFATAIAGHDPNADPVQKNKWFPSPFSTSGEASTSISQEILIAGKRNKSIKLAKSNTRLAEYQLYDLIRTLKYTLRTDFFTIYYLQQSAKVYKDEIDGLQVVVDGYNNLVKEGKAWVSEKEILRVKALLYSLQSEYQDLIDQINDTQSELKLVLQARNLTYLVPEVDTNLVASSNPLKYPLGVLIDTAYNRRTDLRIAQTNTDISKLNYGYQKALAVPDPSLSVNYDKQGSYIHDLFMGGIAINLPFFNRNQGNIKSAKFAIKMNEAAEQSVQKTVDENVYRALQQSIDADKLYQKIDPSFKSDYSRLIHAALEAYKKRTIGLLDFLDFYDSYKQNTLQVNGIQLNKLNALESINFYTGFSFFN; from the coding sequence ATGCAATTTAAAAAAATGTTGCGTTTGAGCCTCGGCTTTTGCCTAAGTGTCATCGGAGTGAATGCTCAACAGAATAATCCCTTGCCGGCAGTTGATACGCTACATCTAACACTGGATAGTGCCGAAAATCTTTTTCTGAGAAATAATCTCTTATTACTGGCACAACGATATAACGTTGATGTTCAAAAGGCGTTAATCATTCAGGCCCGGCTTTATCCCAATCCCAGTTTTTCTTTTGCCACTGCAATAGCTGGTCATGATCCGAATGCAGACCCGGTGCAAAAAAACAAATGGTTTCCCTCTCCCTTTTCTACTTCCGGTGAGGCATCTACCAGTATCAGCCAGGAAATACTTATTGCAGGTAAGAGGAATAAATCCATTAAACTCGCAAAATCTAATACAAGGCTGGCAGAATATCAGCTGTACGATCTCATTCGAACACTGAAGTATACACTGAGAACGGACTTTTTTACAATTTACTATCTGCAGCAAAGTGCCAAAGTTTATAAAGATGAGATAGACGGACTACAGGTGGTGGTAGACGGATATAACAATCTGGTGAAGGAAGGGAAGGCCTGGGTTTCAGAGAAGGAAATTCTAAGGGTTAAGGCGCTGTTATACAGCCTCCAGAGTGAATATCAGGATCTGATAGACCAGATCAACGATACGCAGAGCGAGTTGAAATTGGTGCTGCAGGCGAGAAACCTGACCTATCTTGTGCCTGAGGTAGATACTAACCTGGTGGCATCTTCCAATCCCTTAAAATATCCATTGGGGGTACTCATCGATACTGCTTACAACCGGCGTACAGATCTCAGGATTGCACAAACCAATACAGATATCAGTAAGTTGAATTATGGCTATCAGAAAGCATTGGCCGTTCCTGACCCTTCACTTAGCGTGAACTACGATAAGCAGGGTAGTTATATACATGATCTGTTCATGGGCGGTATTGCTATCAATTTGCCCTTCTTCAACCGGAATCAGGGGAATATTAAGTCGGCGAAGTTTGCTATTAAGATGAATGAAGCAGCAGAACAAAGCGTACAGAAAACTGTTGATGAAAATGTTTACCGTGCGCTGCAACAATCAATAGACGCAGATAAATTATATCAGAAAATAGACCCCAGTTTCAAAAGCGACTATAGCCGTTTGATTCATGCCGCACTGGAAGCTTACAAGAAACGAACGATCGGACTATTGGACTTTCTGGATTTCTATGATTCTTATAAACAAAATACACTCCAGGTAAACGGAATACAACTTAATAAATTGAACGCTTTGGAAAGTATCAACTTCTATACCGGCTTCAGTTTTTTTAATTAA
- a CDS encoding DinB family protein, whose protein sequence is METITVSSFLDYYGKIRKRTGKVIQAIPPDQVEWTYKPGKFTLGDQVRHIAAIERYMYGETIAGRPSAYQGCGKDLAEGCDNIVAWFNEMHRQSMEIFSSLRDEDLQRECLTPGNAKIATWKWLRAMIEHEIHHRAQIYTYLGMLGIPTPPIFGLTSEEVISNSVKI, encoded by the coding sequence ATGGAAACCATCACTGTTAGCTCATTCCTGGACTATTACGGAAAAATCCGGAAACGTACCGGCAAAGTAATACAGGCTATACCGCCCGACCAGGTAGAATGGACATACAAGCCTGGCAAATTCACTCTTGGTGATCAGGTGAGGCACATTGCAGCCATCGAACGCTATATGTACGGCGAAACCATTGCCGGCAGACCCAGCGCCTACCAGGGCTGCGGCAAAGATCTTGCTGAAGGATGCGACAATATCGTGGCCTGGTTCAACGAAATGCACCGGCAGTCGATGGAGATCTTCAGCAGCCTGCGGGACGAAGATCTGCAGCGCGAATGTCTGACACCCGGCAATGCTAAAATAGCCACGTGGAAATGGTTGCGGGCTATGATAGAACATGAAATACATCACCGCGCACAGATTTATACCTACCTTGGTATGCTGGGCATACCCACACCGCCAATATTCGGGCTTACTTCAGAAGAAGTGATCAGCAACAGTGTAAAAATCTGA
- a CDS encoding CusA/CzcA family heavy metal efflux RND transporter, whose product MTKILRRLIGFSIKNKYFVLFITFLLIITGVVTFINMPIEAFPDVTNTEITIITQWPGRSAEEVEKFVTIPIEIAMNPVQKKISLRSTTIFGLSFIKLIFDDGVKDMEARQQVMNLLPNATLPGGVQPAVQPPTGPTGEIYRYTLTSTFRDVRELKTMQDWVIDRQLRSVPGIADINSFGGKTKAYEIKVDPGKLANIGLTPLDVFGAVQNTNINVGGDMIFQNNQAFVVRGIGLLNDIEEIKNIVIQNNNGVPLLVKDVATVDISNIPRLGWVGRSDRITDKDGKSHVTDQGDVVEAIVVMRKGENPSEVVKKLKEKIDYLNSSVLPADTKIVPYYDRADLIEYATHTVLHNLIEGIVLVIILISLFLFDWRATFIVAVIIPISLLFAFICLHIMGMSANLLSLGAVDFGIILDGTIVMVEGIFVVLDHKAKEMGMERFNKFSKLGLIRKNAAEIGKRPFYLNVIIITALLPIFAFQKVEGKMFSPLANTLSFALLGSLITTLTLVPVMISMLMRKNVREKHNPIVHHMMGFMLMGFIKAFKRKEIVVISALIVMVVGIYSFKFLGSEFLPELNEGSIWIRIQANYSIDLNKSVQISKQARDILMQYPQVKYCVSQTGRPDDGTDVTGYYNNEFDVLMYPESQWNPKISKEELITQMNKSLSVIPGVNLNFSQPIMDNVEEAVSGVKGSIVLKIYGDSLNYMEGKMTEYFNVLKKVRGIEDLGIMHNIGQPELDINLSQQKMALYGVAAAQANAVISMAMTGLGTGGTPASQLYEGIKIFDIRVRLPEEFRKTPAQIGELLVPTQNGSKVPIKEIATITQKTGPALIFRDGNRRYAALKFSIRGRDMGSTIAEAMEKVKEKVHLDRGYSMAFQGDFENQQRAQKRLALVVPISLALIFLLLISMFGNFKDAILVFTNVPFALVGGILALHITGTNFSISAGIGFIALFGICIQDGIILITRFKENLISMRGDNLLYNSIKLGVNTRIRPVMMTALMAAIGLFPAAISHGIGSESSRPLARVVIGGILCAMLFSLWVFPLIFGWAYRKIDKQPYSGPAGEGGQA is encoded by the coding sequence ATGACTAAGATATTAAGAAGGCTTATCGGCTTTTCGATCAAGAATAAATACTTCGTTCTGTTCATTACTTTCTTGCTGATCATCACAGGGGTGGTTACTTTCATCAATATGCCCATCGAAGCATTCCCGGATGTGACCAATACGGAGATAACAATTATCACCCAATGGCCCGGTCGCAGTGCGGAAGAAGTAGAGAAGTTCGTAACGATCCCCATAGAAATAGCGATGAACCCGGTACAGAAAAAGATAAGCCTGCGTTCAACCACTATCTTCGGCCTTTCTTTCATTAAGTTAATTTTTGATGATGGCGTCAAGGACATGGAAGCGCGACAACAGGTCATGAACCTGTTGCCGAATGCTACCCTGCCCGGTGGTGTGCAGCCTGCCGTGCAGCCACCTACCGGCCCTACCGGCGAAATTTACCGGTATACACTAACCAGCACTTTCAGGGATGTAAGGGAACTCAAAACCATGCAGGATTGGGTAATAGACCGTCAGTTAAGGAGTGTGCCAGGCATTGCGGATATCAATAGCTTCGGCGGAAAAACCAAAGCGTATGAAATCAAAGTAGACCCGGGAAAACTGGCGAATATTGGTCTTACACCGCTGGATGTTTTTGGTGCAGTACAGAACACGAATATCAATGTTGGGGGCGACATGATCTTTCAGAATAACCAGGCCTTTGTGGTAAGAGGTATCGGATTACTGAATGATATTGAGGAGATCAAGAATATTGTTATACAGAATAATAATGGTGTGCCGCTCCTGGTAAAGGATGTAGCCACGGTGGATATATCCAATATACCGCGACTGGGTTGGGTTGGAAGAAGTGACCGGATTACTGACAAAGATGGAAAAAGCCATGTAACAGACCAGGGCGATGTGGTGGAAGCCATTGTGGTGATGCGTAAAGGAGAAAATCCCTCGGAGGTAGTAAAGAAGCTGAAAGAAAAAATCGACTACCTGAACAGTTCCGTGCTGCCGGCCGACACTAAGATAGTTCCCTACTATGATCGGGCCGACCTGATAGAATATGCCACACATACCGTTTTACACAACCTGATAGAAGGTATTGTGCTGGTGATTATCCTGATTTCGCTTTTCCTGTTCGACTGGCGGGCCACTTTCATTGTGGCGGTTATTATCCCGATATCCCTGTTGTTTGCGTTTATATGTCTTCATATAATGGGTATGAGCGCCAACCTGCTTTCTCTGGGTGCTGTTGACTTCGGGATAATACTAGACGGTACGATTGTGATGGTGGAAGGGATTTTCGTCGTCTTGGACCACAAGGCTAAGGAGATGGGGATGGAGCGGTTTAATAAATTCAGTAAGCTGGGCCTGATCAGAAAAAATGCGGCGGAAATCGGAAAGCGCCCCTTCTACCTGAACGTGATTATTATCACCGCGCTGTTACCCATATTTGCCTTCCAGAAAGTAGAAGGTAAGATGTTCTCTCCCCTGGCTAATACGCTGAGCTTTGCGCTGCTGGGTTCTCTGATTACCACCCTCACGCTGGTGCCGGTGATGATCAGTATGCTGATGCGTAAAAACGTGAGGGAAAAGCATAACCCTATTGTACATCATATGATGGGATTCATGCTGATGGGCTTCATTAAAGCGTTTAAGCGAAAGGAAATAGTGGTGATCTCAGCTCTTATTGTAATGGTGGTGGGTATATATTCCTTCAAATTCCTCGGATCGGAATTTCTGCCTGAGCTGAATGAGGGAAGTATCTGGATCCGTATCCAGGCCAACTATAGCATAGACCTGAATAAGTCTGTTCAAATTTCAAAACAGGCCAGGGATATTCTCATGCAGTACCCGCAGGTGAAGTATTGTGTGTCCCAGACCGGGCGCCCCGATGATGGAACGGATGTAACCGGATATTATAATAATGAGTTCGATGTGCTGATGTATCCCGAGTCGCAATGGAACCCTAAAATCAGTAAGGAAGAGCTGATTACTCAGATGAATAAATCGCTGTCGGTGATTCCTGGCGTCAATCTTAACTTTTCCCAGCCAATTATGGATAATGTGGAAGAAGCGGTTTCGGGTGTAAAGGGAAGTATTGTATTGAAGATATATGGTGATTCGCTGAATTACATGGAAGGCAAGATGACCGAGTATTTTAATGTGCTGAAAAAAGTAAGAGGGATAGAAGATTTAGGGATCATGCATAATATAGGCCAGCCGGAACTGGATATTAATCTCAGTCAGCAGAAGATGGCATTATATGGCGTTGCGGCAGCCCAGGCCAATGCGGTTATCAGTATGGCGATGACGGGATTGGGAACAGGAGGTACGCCAGCCAGCCAGTTGTATGAAGGTATTAAGATATTCGACATCCGGGTACGCCTCCCGGAAGAGTTCCGGAAAACGCCCGCGCAGATAGGGGAGTTGCTGGTGCCTACACAGAATGGCAGTAAAGTGCCGATTAAGGAAATCGCTACCATTACCCAGAAAACAGGGCCGGCGCTGATTTTCAGAGATGGTAACCGGCGGTATGCGGCTTTGAAATTCTCTATCAGAGGTCGTGATATGGGTAGCACCATAGCCGAAGCAATGGAGAAAGTGAAAGAAAAGGTGCATTTAGACCGCGGCTATTCGATGGCTTTCCAGGGCGATTTTGAAAACCAGCAGCGAGCCCAGAAACGCCTGGCGCTGGTAGTGCCTATCAGTCTTGCTTTGATATTCCTGTTGCTGATAAGTATGTTCGGTAATTTCAAAGATGCGATCCTGGTATTTACGAATGTGCCGTTTGCATTGGTCGGAGGTATTTTAGCGTTACATATCACCGGTACCAACTTCAGTATCTCTGCCGGTATTGGCTTTATTGCGTTGTTCGGTATTTGTATCCAGGATGGTATTATCCTTATAACGCGATTTAAGGAGAATCTGATAAGTATGCGAGGGGATAATCTGCTCTATAATTCCATTAAACTGGGTGTGAATACGAGAATAAGACCTGTGATGATGACGGCCTTAATGGCGGCCATAGGCCTCTTCCCGGCTGCCATATCCCACGGTATAGGCTCAGAGAGTTCGAGGCCGTTGGCGAGGGTGGTAATTGGAGGTATCCTTTGCGCGATGTTATTCTCCCTATGGGTATTCCCACTTATATTCGGATGGGCGTACAGGAAGATAGATAAGCAGCCTTACAGCGGGCCGGCAGGAGAGGGAGGCCAGGCCTGA